One Nicotiana tomentosiformis chromosome 1, ASM39032v3, whole genome shotgun sequence genomic window, ATCACAACTTTTAGTTTCTTCATTACTTTCTTTTACTGCAGATTCACATATTTGGTATGGTAATAGAGCCTACTACAATGATCTTCTTTCTTGTCTTTACCATTCATTTTAAGACAGTCACATTACACTTTCTGTAGAGAATATTTTTGCGAGTATTTTCAATGCACACTGTGTTGAACTTGATGCTGGCCATGACTGCAACTTATTTCTTTCTTTGAAGAACTACTGACGCTTCTGTTACATTTGGTACGACAAAAAGAGTTGCTCAACGTGCTTACAGGTAACCAACTATCTTATCTTTATATATTTGTAAACGCAGGCTCCTATTAATACATTCTCTGTTTCTCCTGCCCATTGTACTGCTAACCGTTAATGTTGTGCACTAATTTTGTTTCTACAAGTTGTGGTATTGTGTCTATCTGTAATGTTGTTTGACGATAGCCGTTGTTGGTGCTCACAGCGGGTGCTGTATATATCAAGGTGAAGTATCTTTTTGTGCTTCCACATACTCGCTAATAGAAATTGATATCTTGCTAAAGGGTTGTGTGATAGTTTGCAAAACTTCATTTAGGAGTACAAACTACGACTCTGATGGATCATACACAAAAAACTAAACGTCCCCTCTCAGAGACAGATATAAATGTTAGTCAACGTGAAAAATATAAAGAGATGGCTGTAGAGAAAAAGCAAAAGTTACTGCTACAACGTCGACTAAAATACCAAGAGTCAAAGAGACATACGCATTCGGAGAATATAACTATTGTTCCCTTGATTGGAACAATGGCTGGTAAAGAAAGAGATGAAACACGTCCATTCTCTGTCTATGAAAAAGGTGAGTATGCCACCTTCTTTGCTCGCTTTTAAAATAGCTGCCACTATTTAGTTCCATCTAAAGACCACCTACCTTTGTTTTAGGTTCAACGTCAATTGTATCCAATGAACTACATAACAAAGTCTACAACATAGTTACACCCAAAGGTCTGTTCAATTTTTGGTCTCCCATTAGCAGTCATGACTGCTTTTGCTTTGCCTTAGTCTTAACGATCCATTTTGAATATACAGATGGTACAACAACCACAAAGTTTACTCCAAACATCAGTCGGTTGCATTCAAACTATGTTTCGCTTCAAAAAGTTCCAATCTGCAAATTTTGCTCAGCAAAAAGATTTGAATATGAACCTCCTGCATTCTGTTGTCTTACTGGGATAGTAAAGTTAACTTCTCATCAAATACCTGTGAAATTGCATAATCTATATCTTGGAAATAGTGTGGCATCTAAGCACTTTCGAACATACATTAGAACATATAATAATCTTTTTGCATTCACGTCACTTGGTATAAAGTATGACAAAGATCTAGCAAAAAGAAACTCCGGTATTTACACCTTCAGAGTACAAGGAAAGATGTACCATTGGATAAATAATTTGCACCCTACCGATGACAAACCAAGAAACATACAATTATATTTCTATGATAATAGCAATGCGCTGACACATAAGATGCCATGTTCTTAGAGAGTACATGAATCGGTAGTGAAGGAATTGATAGATATATTATCAATAAACCCATACTCTGTGTTTTTGCAATCTTTGGTACATATACCGAACCTACGAGATTTCTATATAGCTCTCAAATGTATCTTTGGTACATATACCGAACCTACGAGATTTCTATATAGCTCTCAAATGTGACTTAGACTTGGACCAAAGAGTATATAATTTGCCAACTTCATCTGAAATTGCAGCAATATGGACCGAGGAAAATGTCGGTGCAGCCTTTAATGCACCACATATTCAAAGTTACCCTCACACTAATCGAACACAAATAGTGAATTACTACTATGGATGTTATGATGCACTGCAATATTCCCTATTGTTTCCGCTAGGACAAAGTGGATGGCATTGTGGTATTAAGAAGCTCCCAGCAAATTGCCATGCATACGCAATAATTGCGTAACACGAAGAAGTACCAAGCATATGAAACGTTACCTCCCTTGACGGATATCATGAAATGGAAGCTGAAATTCTAAAAAAAGGACAGCGACGAAGGGATACAATTTCTGTCCGTGAGTAATATTGTTACAAACtacaaatgagaaacgatgattaAGATGAAATATTGCATACTGGAAGAATATTTCAGCAGTATTCAGTTGATGAGTACATTAAACTTGAAACTCAAAGGTTGGATTTCGCAGTATTCAATCAAGATTTGTTTAGAATGGCTATGTTACAAGGACTTCTTGACATTTTGCGATTAGGAGAACATGATGCTTCTAATATCGGGAAACAAACTTTCCTTCCAAGTTCTTTTATTGGAGGGCCCCGGGATATGCATCAACGGTACATAGATGCTATTGCGCTCGTGCAGCATCTCGGTAGACCTGATTTATTTATAACAATGATATGTAATCCTTCCTGGATGGAAATAAAGGAACATTTAATCTCAACTGATGAGGCACATAACAGGCCTGATTTGATCAGCCGAGTATTTAGAGCGAAAATAGAAGAATTCAAAAAGGATATACTAAAGCGAAATATCTTTGGGAAAGTTGCAACTTTTATGTATACTGTAGAGTTCCAAAAGCGAGGTTTACCTCATGCCCATTTtcttataatattaactaatgAATACAAGTTACTTACTCTAGAGGCCTACGATAATATTATTAGTGCAGAAATACCTGATGAAAAAGCAGAACCAGatttatattcacttgttcttaaATATATGATGCATGGTCTGTGCGGTAATTTAAACCCAACAAATTCTTGTATGAAGAAAAAGGGTTACTGTAAATTCAAATACCCAAAAAGCTTTGCGGATCAGACATCAAAAGGAACAGAATCTTATCCAATTTATAGAAGACGCAATACAGGACTGGTAGTAAAAATAAGAGAACGATACTTGGATAACTCATGGGTTGTTCCATATAATCCTTTTTTGCTTGGAAAATTTGATTGCCATGTGAATGTTGAGATATGTTCTGATATTAAGGTCGTTAAGTATCTTTATAAGTATATATGTAA contains:
- the LOC117274828 gene encoding uncharacterized protein isoform X1, translated to MDHTQKTKRPLSETDINVSQREKYKEMAVEKKQKLLLQRRLKYQESKRHTHSENITIVPLIGTMAGKERDETRPFSVYEKGSTSIVSNELHNKVYNIVTPKDGTTTTKFTPNISRLHSNYVSLQKVPICKFCSAKRFEYEPPAFCCLTGIVKLTSHQIPVKLHNLYLGNSVASKHFRTYIRTYNNLFAFTSLGIKYDKDLAKRNSGIYTFRVQGKMYHWINNLHPTDDKPRNIQLYFYDNSNALTHKMPCS